From Aegilops tauschii subsp. strangulata cultivar AL8/78 chromosome 5, Aet v6.0, whole genome shotgun sequence:
GTGGTGCGCGGCCTCCCACGCTCTCTCTCTTTCGGCAAGGCAAAGCCACGCGCACCTCCTCTCCCCGACCGTTGCCAAAAATTCCCCTTCAAAACCTCCCACGCCGAACACACCATCCCCACCCCGGACGCGAATCCAGCGCCACACACCCTACCCCACCCCACCCTCGCCGGAGAAGAAAGATCCATCCCATCCAATCCGCACCAGCCCAgcccatggccgacgccgccgcgcTCGTCGCCGTGCCGCCGCAGCAGCGGCACCCGCTGAGCCAGATCGCGGCGAGCGGGACGCACCGGCTGCTGCTCAAGCAGTGGCTCAAGGAGGAGGACCTGCTGGCGCGCCGCGTCGCGCTGCGGGAGGCCCGCCTCGACGGCGCGCGCAAGGAGATCGCCTTCCTCTACTgcgccttcttcgccttccacGCCGCCTCCgtcctcgtcctcttcctctccgCCTCCATCCCCTCCCCCGGCCCGTACTCCTCCTCCTGCCGCCGCTCCTGGATCCCCTGCCTCGTCTCGCTGCTCGCCTCCCTGGCCATGCTCTGGGCGCTGCGGTACAAGGCGGACACGGAGGCCGTGCTGGAGCGGGTGCTGGCGCGGGAGCAGGAGGACGCCGCGCTGCTCGGGCGCTGCGTCGCCGAGCTCAAGCGCAAGGGGCTCGAGTTCGACCTGCTCAAGGAGGTGGACGCGCTGCGCAGGGCCAAGGCCCTCCGCGTCGAGGCCAAGGCCGGCGCCGACGGGCCCAGGCGCTGGCCCGCCAGGGACCTCCCCGTCTTCGCCCTCTTCGGCGCGGCATGCGGCGTCCTCGTGCTCACCAGGTTCCTGCTCTGCAACTAAGCCGGATCTCACGAACCATAGATCGATTGATGTTCTGTTCTGTTCGTTCCTGCAGAACTGTTTGTTCTGCGAATTTTGATGTCTGTAATAAGGATAAGATCTGATGCGTTTAGTTTCGTCTGTGTTGGTGTTTGCTGCTATACCAGAGGGGCAAAATTACACTCCCAAACCTCAAGTGTATGATGACCGACCATGAAGATACATGTTAATCCCCAAAATTTTGTCCTCTTTACATTGTCCTGGCGCAGGATTGTGATTGTTCTGCGATGTTTCTCTTAAACATGTCAGAATTTCAGTTAGCCGGGTTTCTGAAAACCGACGAAAAATTGGCACCGCAATTTGGCATGACACCATTTGGAATGTTGTGGGAAATGTTCAGAACAAATTACCAAGTGCTGGTGTTGGGATACATTCTGGAACATCAAGGAAGGGGTACAGGCGATGTACACAGGAGCTAGGATGAATCAGTCAGTCTTGAGGAAACCAAGTGTATGTATATTAGAAGAGACGGTGCCAGCTCAACTCTCTAGTTCCTGAATCTATTCTCCTCCTTTTGCTTGCCCTTTACACCTGAAAACTCTTGACAAACCCGATTCCATGCAGCTTCAGATGCAAGCCTGATGAAGGAAATTGCAAACCAAGAAACCTCTTGAGAAGTGGTTAGCTGATTGCAATCGAAACCAAACAACGGTTAATCACCGCAAACCATTCCACCATGGATTTGCACTTACTGCAATTAAAAACATGAAGTGTGTTTACAAAATTATCACGGTATTATTGCCATGATGATGTGTTGGTTTTTGTTTGTGCTTGTACCAAAGGGCAAAATCAAAACATGTGCAATCACAATCCCCTCTCAAACCTCCATACAATTAATTACCATACATTGATATAGTTCCGCCTTCTTGCTTATGAGTATTACAAGATATCTAAAGAATTCAGCCCATGCTGTCAGCTTTTCCATCCGGATCAATTTCCCTGATCTCAAGCCACCTGGTGCTATTTTTGGAACATTTGGGGAAGAAATGTGCAAAATCAGATTTGGTGTTTTATTTATTTATCCAACTGGCCTTGCATCGAAAAGCATTCTTCAAGGAACTTTTGCGGGCAGTGCCAGCTCAACTCTATCAAGTTCCTGAATCTGTACTCCTCCTTTTGCTTGACTTTTGACACCTGAAACTCTTCCACCACATCAGAAACCCAATTCCGCTCAGCTTCAGACGCAAGCCTGAGAAAGCAAAATTGCATACAAACCAAGCAACGGTTGATTGATTATCACAAACTAATATTCATTACATCGATTTGCGCATCTCATAGAAACGCAACTGTGATCACAAATCATCACACCGGATCAACATCCCTTCCTCCTTCACAGTAAACACCACACAAGAAACGAGCAACAAATGACTCCATGTACACGGTAATAATCAAACCCAGTAAACAAACAACACCAACGCTCcagccgaggaggaggaggaagctcGACCGATCAGACGGCGTCGGGGCCCTCCTTCTTCATCGGGACCGGGACCGGGTACGGCCCCGGGGACTGCCCGGCCACGCcaggcggcggcagcggcgtgCCGTAGATCTGGGCGCCGACGCCGGCGCGCATCTCCTCGCGGCCCTTGTGCTTGCCGAGGAAGTAGCAGCCGAAGCCGAGCAGGATGGTGAAGAATATGAAGGGCAGCGAGATCACCAGCACGAaccccattcccctccctcccggaTGGATGCCTTCAATCCGAGGCCGGCTTGGATGCTTGAGCTTGACTGATTAGCTGCCTGGACGTGCGGTACGAGGATGGTGAGGTTGGTGGGGGGATGCTTGGGATCGAATTGCTGCGGTGCTCTGCGCTGGGAGGGGAAGCCGCGTGGGGATTGGGGGGTTTATATACACGGGGGACATGGATGAGGGAAGCGGCGGAGGAGAAGGATCGTGTGGAAGAAGGCGGCTGGGGCTGGAAGCTTGTGGAGTGTGCTGCCGTGAGCGCGTGACTGCGTATGGGTGACCGTTGGCCTGGTGCTTAATTTGGGGGGCAACGGTCGAATGCCTTGGGGTCTTCTGTTCCGTGGAGCGTGTTTCAGCCACGTCGCCTTCAAGGTTACAAGTGTAGGGGTACCCCATCTTCGATGGTGTTTTGGATTTTCTGTTGCAAAAtcaggagggggggggggggggggggggggggggggggagagagatTTAGTGGTACACAGTGGAAATGGTTTTACCATCATTTTTTGATTCCTTTTTTTTTGCTGGTGGCCGGGATTACTCTCTTGTGGTCGAACGTGTTGTGTTGTCGGCCTGACCATGAGAAAACCATGGTGGCCAAGAGAAAACATGGTCGGCCGTGTTGTGCTGTCGACGAGCCGAAGCCGGAGACAACATGGTCGATTTGCGGAGGTGATGTTGCAGGCTCGTCAGAGTAAGGGCAAGCCAAAGACGGAGACGGCGTGGCCAGACATTCTGTAAATGGTGGAAACGAGGGCGGTAATGAGCAACAGATGAGAGCCCCTATCCCGGCTTAGGGTTAGGATGGTAGAAGATTAGCATCGAAGAATAAGCATGATAGCGGGACTTAGAGGGATGGTCGAGGTGATGACGAACTGATGGTGGTGGAGGATGGGGCAGGGTCGGGCAATGAGGTGGTGCAGTAATGGTACGTATGGGCCAATGTGGGTCGGCGCGTTATCCACGGGCAGCCGTGGCAAGAGAAGATGGTGCGGCAGCGATTTCGACAAGACGCATAGCCTGCTTAGGGTTAGGATGATGGAAGGTCGATGCCGGACAATAAGCAGGATAGAGGGACCTAGAGGGATGGGCGAGGCGACGACGAACCGATGGTGGTCGAGGATGGAGTAGGGCAGGGCAATGAGACGGTGCGGCAGTGAAGCGCACCAGCCAATGTACAGTGAATTCGTGAGAACAGAGTACTCCGCCGTAGGCTCGAACTTAACACGACGGTTTTCAGTAACTAAAGCTGAGGGTGGTCTTTCTAGCcctgaagaaaaaaaactaacCTCTTCCATCTTTCTTTAGTCGAACGAACTTGGGCCTGTGAGTATTTGGGAAAATAAATTATATACGAGTATATAGGAACCTCTTTTTTTGTAAGAAGAGATAAGGCAGAGGGAATCATATAAAGCTGGAAATTAGAAGAAATTCATCCTTATTTCTTTGTTTTTATTTAATCCCTCAAAGCCAAAGGCAATTCTTTCATGATTATCGCTCAATGATTCTAGACTTCCCTCCTGAGTTTCACCCTTTGTGCATTCTGGAAGATCTTGGACCGAAAGTACAAAGGGTAAAAGTTTGCAAAAAACTGCCAAAAAGAAGAATGAATTTCAGGGAAATACAAGTCCAGGAGAGACAAGGGATGGTAATAAGTCAGGCCAAGCCAAGGAACATGACACGATGGATAGCATTCAGGAGAATCCAAGCCTAGCAAACCAGTATTAATACCACAACACATGCGTTTTTCAAGGGGTGTTTCTTGCGTTTACAGGCTCCGACATCATACGAGTAGAGACCTCGGACAACACTTCATCAGCTAGAGCCATGCATAACAGCTGAATGATACTCTTACGTTTTACAGGAAACCTGGATATATCTGTCTTATTAACAGCACT
This genomic window contains:
- the LOC109759133 gene encoding uncharacterized protein, with amino-acid sequence MADAAALVAVPPQQRHPLSQIAASGTHRLLLKQWLKEEDLLARRVALREARLDGARKEIAFLYCAFFAFHAASVLVLFLSASIPSPGPYSSSCRRSWIPCLVSLLASLAMLWALRYKADTEAVLERVLAREQEDAALLGRCVAELKRKGLEFDLLKEVDALRRAKALRVEAKAGADGPRRWPARDLPVFALFGAACGVLVLTRFLLCN
- the LOC109759126 gene encoding uncharacterized protein; translated protein: MGFVLVISLPFIFFTILLGFGCYFLGKHKGREEMRAGVGAQIYGTPLPPPGVAGQSPGPYPVPVPMKKEGPDAV